A genomic window from Euzebya rosea includes:
- a CDS encoding lipase family alpha/beta hydrolase: MEPTTTNLPATTGDDALDGLADLLPQVWQDVVVDTVREVHRAVADRAFGFVPGSKPIRVVHDGVADAVYGTLRMAGAGARTALRAVVRAGATTRDPAVLERSRGWRSSVAVLNGVLGDLLDEQHNPLAIQMSPRVDGRDVRLSREGLAAAYPEATGRIAVLVHGLVENDESWQFRAAERGGTYPDLLEQAGITPVLVRFNTGKHISDNALEMADLLDRLTSRWPEPVEEVLLIGHSMGGLVLRGAADIAAASGLGWTGLVRNVVLLGTPHEGAALEKVANAGAWLLASVPEMAPFGAILKRRSAGIKDLRHGYVRASDWADQDPDGWRSRTASDTEPWEGVTIHNIGATITHDHTHPMGHALGDLLVRWDSARADGRPWARSASVTHVGGTDHFGLLNHPVVSDLLADLLIGRPPTT, from the coding sequence ATGGAGCCGACCACGACCAACCTGCCGGCCACGACCGGTGACGACGCGCTGGACGGCTTGGCCGACCTGCTGCCGCAGGTCTGGCAGGACGTGGTCGTCGACACCGTCCGCGAGGTCCACCGGGCCGTCGCCGACCGCGCCTTCGGGTTCGTCCCGGGGTCGAAGCCGATCAGGGTGGTGCACGATGGGGTCGCCGACGCCGTCTACGGCACGTTGCGGATGGCCGGGGCCGGGGCGAGGACCGCCCTGCGCGCGGTCGTGCGCGCCGGGGCGACCACTCGTGATCCGGCGGTGCTGGAGCGCAGCCGTGGATGGCGGTCGTCGGTCGCCGTCCTCAACGGGGTGCTGGGCGACCTGCTGGACGAGCAGCACAACCCGCTGGCGATCCAGATGTCCCCGCGGGTCGACGGACGCGACGTCCGGTTGTCGCGGGAGGGGCTGGCCGCGGCGTACCCCGAGGCCACCGGACGGATCGCCGTGCTGGTGCACGGGCTGGTGGAGAACGACGAGTCGTGGCAGTTCCGTGCGGCCGAACGCGGCGGCACCTACCCCGACCTGCTCGAGCAGGCCGGGATCACGCCCGTGCTGGTGCGGTTCAACACCGGCAAGCACATCTCCGACAACGCCCTGGAGATGGCCGACCTGCTGGACCGCCTGACGTCGCGCTGGCCCGAGCCGGTGGAGGAGGTGCTGCTGATCGGCCACTCGATGGGCGGGCTGGTGCTGCGCGGGGCGGCCGACATCGCCGCCGCGAGCGGGCTTGGCTGGACCGGGCTGGTCCGCAACGTCGTGCTGCTGGGCACCCCCCACGAGGGCGCGGCGCTGGAGAAGGTGGCCAACGCCGGCGCGTGGCTGCTGGCGAGCGTGCCCGAGATGGCCCCGTTCGGCGCGATCCTCAAGCGGCGCAGCGCCGGCATCAAGGACCTGCGCCACGGGTACGTGCGGGCGTCGGACTGGGCCGACCAGGACCCCGACGGCTGGCGCAGCCGCACGGCGTCGGACACCGAGCCGTGGGAGGGCGTCACCATCCACAACATCGGCGCGACGATCACCCACGACCACACCCACCCGATGGGCCACGCCCTCGGGGACCTGCTGGTGCGGTGGGACTCCGCCCGTGCGGACGGCCGGCCGTGGGCCCGGTCCGCCTCGGTCACCCACGTCGGCGGCACCGACCACTTCGGCCTGCTGAACCACCCCGTGGTCAGCGACCTCCTCGCCGACCTGCTCATCGGCCGCCCGCCGACCACCTGA
- a CDS encoding MBL fold metallo-hydrolase, which produces MPATRTRRTFLTDLGRTAAGVVVVGFAGGCSGGDEPVAQVTAPTDPTAAPTTASTDPTADPTTDGASPDAAGLVVPHTVDLGIGAAYVLVRAGEAAIVDTGVAGSEDAIEAVLAEAGVGWGDVGHVILTHQHGDHVGSLEAVAGLASGAALYGGAADIPNMTAPREISAVGDGDTVFDLSIIETPGHTAGHISVHEPAAGLLVTGDALVGNAGRVAGPAAQFTADMTSAIASVATLAELDVQRILVGHGFPVEGGTAELAALAETLAG; this is translated from the coding sequence ATGCCCGCGACCCGCACGCGCCGGACGTTCCTGACCGACCTGGGGAGAACCGCCGCGGGAGTCGTGGTCGTGGGGTTCGCCGGGGGCTGCTCCGGCGGGGACGAGCCCGTGGCGCAGGTCACGGCACCGACCGATCCCACGGCGGCCCCGACGACCGCTTCGACCGATCCCACGGCCGACCCGACGACCGACGGCGCGTCACCCGACGCTGCCGGGCTGGTCGTCCCCCACACCGTGGACCTCGGCATCGGGGCGGCCTACGTGCTGGTGCGCGCGGGCGAGGCCGCGATCGTCGACACCGGCGTGGCGGGCAGCGAGGACGCGATCGAGGCCGTGCTGGCCGAGGCCGGGGTCGGCTGGGGCGATGTCGGCCACGTCATCCTCACCCACCAGCACGGCGACCACGTCGGCAGCCTGGAGGCCGTTGCCGGCCTGGCCTCGGGCGCGGCCCTGTACGGCGGCGCGGCCGACATCCCCAACATGACCGCTCCGCGGGAGATCAGCGCGGTCGGCGACGGCGACACGGTCTTCGACCTGTCGATCATCGAGACACCGGGGCACACCGCCGGGCACATCAGCGTGCACGAGCCCGCCGCCGGGTTGCTCGTCACCGGCGACGCGCTGGTCGGCAACGCCGGTCGCGTCGCAGGCCCCGCTGCCCAGTTCACCGCCGACATGACCAGCGCGATCGCCAGCGTCGCGACGCTCGCCGAGCTGGACGTGCAGCGGATCCTGGTGGGGCACGGATTCCCGGTCGAGGGCGGGACGGCCGAGCTCGCGGCCCTCGCCGAGACGCTCGCCGGCTGA
- a CDS encoding META domain-containing protein codes for MTRRLPLPLHLATVALLLVAAVGLASCAEDATRDDVGLATPGAAAADTATADTAAEDPAAEDLVGDARQAIGQWILLDGTVDGESIALPDGERITMEVTRTQVVGAAACNQYSATASVSGDEMTIGSPTSTRMMCAEDIMSAETAYLAGLQRVTSLDSEGEELVLTGDGVQLRFVAA; via the coding sequence ATGACTCGTCGACTCCCCCTCCCCCTGCACCTCGCCACCGTGGCGCTGCTGCTGGTGGCAGCCGTCGGCCTGGCCTCCTGCGCCGAGGACGCCACCCGTGACGACGTCGGCCTGGCCACGCCCGGCGCGGCCGCCGCCGACACCGCCACCGCCGACACCGCCGCCGAGGACCCTGCGGCCGAGGACCTCGTCGGCGATGCCCGCCAGGCGATCGGCCAGTGGATCCTCCTCGACGGGACCGTCGACGGCGAGTCCATCGCCCTGCCCGACGGCGAACGGATCACGATGGAGGTCACCCGCACCCAGGTCGTCGGCGCCGCCGCCTGCAACCAGTACTCCGCGACCGCATCGGTGTCCGGTGACGAGATGACCATCGGCAGCCCGACGTCCACCCGGATGATGTGCGCCGAGGACATCATGTCCGCCGAGACCGCCTACCTCGCTGGCCTCCAGCGCGTCACGTCCCTCGACAGCGAGGGCGAGGAGCTCGTCCTGACCGGCGACGGCGTCCAGCTCCGCTTCGTGGCCGCCTGA
- a CDS encoding DUF2126 domain-containing protein — MAIHVALTHRTTYTYDRPVGLGPHVVRLRPAAHTRTPILSYSLKVTPEDHFLNWQQDPFGNYLARLVFHEKTEKLEFVVDLVADMTTINPFDFFVDEYAETHPFTYEPSLKRDLAVYLDADEPGPLLAEWMNDRVRDIAPARKGNEGMRTIDFLVELNRRVMSDIAYTTRMEPGVQDPEETLEKALGSCRDSGWLLVQILRRLGLASRFVSGYLVQLTADVKSLDGPSGPAQDFTDLHAWTEVYLPGAGWVGMDPTSGLFAGEGHIPLAATPEPRSAAPIEGAVDEAEVEFDHANLVTRIHEDPRVTKPYTVQQWKDVDALGRRVDADLQAGDVRLTQGGEPTFVSIDDMEAPEWNTAADGFHKRERAWDLSQRLFARFADGGLIHHGQGKWYPGEPLPRWQTGLYWRTDGQTLWSDPGLLGSPWDPSTATVTDAEEMARRIAESFGVPDDNVHAAWEDELYRLWKESTLPVGPAPVVDIDPDDDRLVDPDERRRLLEAIDKRDLNPNGFAVPLHHDGLGWATARWEFRRGRLVLMPGDSPMGLRLPLPGLSWHDPKVQPERSTFDQLFLQRPTGDPLTAQEYGQPMSPGDPDAAAGAPAGERGARMLPIQNGPFSAVCVEVRDGRLHVFFPPLTHLEHTQDVLNVVEDAAADMGVQVVLEGYTPPSDPRLRNLVVAPDPGVIEVNVHPAADWEDLSTIINGVYEDAHHARLGTEKFDLDGSHTGSGGGNHITLGAETPADSPLLRRPDLLQSMITYWQHHPSLSYLFSGKFIGPTSQAPRVDEGRDESLYELETAFAEMGRQAELHGGQPPAWVVDRSLRHLLTDLTGNTHRAEFCIDKLFSPDSERGRLGLLELRGFEMPPHAQMSLVQALLVRSLVSRFWQEPYAGSMVRWGGLLHDRFLLPWFAQADAHEVVADLQAHGYDFQTSWLNPFVEFRFPRLGTVVVNDVEIELRKAVEPWHVLGEEATGQGTARFVDSSVERVQVKVSGLTPTRHIVTCNGAPVPLTPTTEAGTSVGAVRFKAWQPPSGLHPTIGIHSPLTFDVIDRWSRRSLGGARYHVVHQGGMGYDRMPVNPLEADSRRVNRFEVLGHTPGPVDIEQLDRWGARDGGEYPRTLDLRRPHPATGHAREA, encoded by the coding sequence ATGGCCATCCATGTCGCCCTGACCCACCGCACCACCTACACCTACGACCGGCCTGTCGGGCTCGGTCCCCACGTGGTGCGCCTGCGCCCTGCCGCGCACACCCGCACGCCGATCCTGTCCTACTCGCTGAAGGTCACGCCGGAGGACCACTTCCTCAACTGGCAGCAGGACCCGTTCGGCAACTACCTGGCCCGCCTGGTCTTCCACGAGAAGACCGAGAAGCTGGAGTTCGTCGTCGACCTCGTCGCCGACATGACGACGATCAACCCGTTCGACTTCTTCGTCGACGAGTACGCCGAGACCCATCCGTTCACCTACGAGCCGTCGCTGAAGCGTGACCTCGCGGTCTACCTGGACGCCGACGAGCCCGGTCCGCTGCTGGCGGAGTGGATGAACGACCGCGTCCGCGACATCGCCCCCGCCCGCAAGGGCAACGAGGGCATGCGCACGATCGACTTCCTGGTCGAGCTGAACCGCCGGGTGATGAGCGACATCGCCTACACCACCCGCATGGAGCCGGGTGTGCAGGACCCGGAGGAGACGCTGGAGAAGGCGCTGGGGTCCTGCCGCGACTCCGGCTGGCTGCTGGTGCAGATCCTGCGTCGTCTGGGCCTGGCGTCCCGCTTCGTCTCCGGCTACCTGGTCCAGCTGACCGCCGACGTGAAGTCCCTCGACGGGCCCAGCGGACCGGCACAGGACTTCACCGACCTGCACGCCTGGACGGAGGTCTACCTGCCGGGCGCCGGTTGGGTCGGCATGGATCCGACGTCGGGCCTGTTCGCCGGCGAGGGCCACATCCCGCTGGCGGCCACCCCCGAACCGCGGTCGGCCGCCCCCATCGAGGGGGCGGTGGACGAGGCCGAGGTCGAGTTCGACCACGCCAACCTGGTCACCCGCATCCACGAGGATCCCCGGGTCACCAAGCCCTACACCGTGCAGCAGTGGAAGGACGTCGACGCCCTCGGGCGACGGGTCGACGCCGACCTGCAGGCCGGCGACGTCCGGCTGACCCAGGGTGGCGAGCCGACGTTCGTGTCGATCGACGACATGGAGGCGCCGGAGTGGAACACCGCCGCCGACGGCTTCCACAAGCGCGAGCGTGCGTGGGACCTGTCACAGCGGCTCTTCGCCCGGTTCGCCGACGGCGGCCTGATCCACCACGGCCAGGGCAAGTGGTACCCCGGCGAGCCGCTGCCGCGGTGGCAGACCGGCCTGTACTGGCGCACCGACGGCCAGACCCTGTGGAGCGACCCCGGGTTGCTCGGTTCGCCGTGGGACCCCTCGACCGCCACGGTGACGGACGCCGAGGAGATGGCCCGCAGGATCGCGGAGTCCTTCGGCGTCCCCGACGACAACGTGCACGCCGCGTGGGAGGACGAGCTGTACCGGCTGTGGAAGGAGTCCACGCTGCCGGTCGGGCCCGCCCCCGTCGTCGACATCGACCCCGACGACGACCGGCTGGTCGACCCCGACGAACGTCGTCGCCTGCTGGAGGCCATCGACAAGCGGGACCTCAACCCCAACGGCTTCGCGGTCCCGCTGCACCACGACGGCCTCGGCTGGGCGACCGCCCGCTGGGAGTTCCGCCGTGGCCGGCTGGTGCTGATGCCCGGTGACTCGCCGATGGGCCTGCGCCTGCCCCTCCCCGGGCTGTCGTGGCACGACCCCAAGGTCCAGCCCGAGCGGTCGACGTTCGACCAGCTGTTCCTCCAGCGGCCCACCGGCGACCCCCTGACCGCCCAGGAGTACGGCCAGCCGATGAGCCCCGGCGACCCCGACGCTGCGGCCGGCGCCCCCGCCGGCGAACGCGGCGCGCGGATGCTGCCCATCCAGAACGGTCCGTTCAGCGCGGTGTGCGTGGAGGTCCGCGACGGCCGGCTGCACGTGTTCTTCCCGCCGCTGACCCACCTCGAGCACACCCAGGACGTCCTCAACGTCGTGGAGGACGCCGCCGCCGACATGGGCGTGCAGGTCGTGCTGGAGGGTTACACGCCGCCCAGCGACCCGCGCCTGCGCAACCTCGTCGTGGCACCTGACCCCGGGGTCATCGAGGTCAACGTGCACCCGGCGGCGGACTGGGAGGACCTGTCGACGATCATCAACGGCGTCTACGAGGACGCCCACCACGCGCGGCTGGGCACGGAGAAGTTCGACCTCGACGGCAGCCACACCGGCTCCGGCGGTGGCAACCACATCACCCTCGGCGCCGAGACGCCGGCGGACTCCCCGCTGCTGCGTCGCCCCGACCTGCTGCAGTCGATGATCACCTACTGGCAGCACCATCCGTCGCTGTCGTACCTGTTCTCCGGCAAGTTCATCGGCCCGACCTCACAGGCACCCCGCGTCGACGAGGGCCGCGACGAGTCGTTGTACGAGCTGGAGACCGCGTTCGCCGAGATGGGCCGTCAGGCCGAGCTGCACGGCGGCCAGCCGCCGGCGTGGGTCGTCGACCGGTCGCTGCGCCACCTGCTGACCGACCTGACCGGCAACACCCACCGGGCCGAGTTCTGCATCGACAAGCTGTTCAGCCCCGACAGCGAGCGGGGCCGGCTGGGCCTGCTCGAGCTGCGCGGCTTCGAGATGCCGCCGCACGCACAGATGTCGCTGGTGCAGGCGCTGCTGGTCCGCTCGCTGGTCAGCCGGTTCTGGCAGGAGCCCTACGCCGGCTCGATGGTCCGCTGGGGTGGCCTGCTGCACGACCGCTTCCTGCTGCCGTGGTTCGCGCAGGCCGACGCCCACGAGGTCGTCGCCGACCTGCAGGCGCACGGCTACGACTTCCAGACGTCGTGGCTGAACCCGTTCGTGGAGTTCCGCTTCCCGCGGCTGGGCACCGTCGTCGTCAACGACGTCGAGATCGAGCTGCGCAAGGCCGTCGAGCCGTGGCACGTGCTCGGTGAGGAGGCCACCGGACAGGGCACGGCCCGCTTCGTGGACTCCTCCGTGGAGCGGGTCCAGGTGAAGGTGAGCGGTCTGACCCCCACCCGCCACATCGTGACCTGCAACGGGGCGCCCGTGCCGCTGACGCCGACCACCGAGGCGGGCACGTCCGTCGGCGCGGTCCGCTTCAAGGCCTGGCAGCCGCCGTCTGGCCTGCACCCCACGATCGGCATCCACTCGCCGCTGACGTTCGACGTGATCGACCGGTGGAGCCGGCGGTCGCTCGGCGGGGCGCGCTACCACGTCGTCCACCAGGGAGGGATGGGCTACGACCGCATGCCGGTCAACCCGCTGGAGGCCGACTCCCGGCGCGTCAACCGCTTCGAGGTCCTCGGCCACACCCCCGGGCCCGTCGACATCGAGCAGCTCGACCGCTGGGGGGCCCGTGACGGCGGTGAGTATCCTCGCACCCTTGACCTCCGCCGCCCTCACCCTGCGACCGGTCACGCCCGCGAGGCGTGA
- a CDS encoding circularly permuted type 2 ATP-grasp protein produces the protein MTSVLDGAAEPVIPTDAANEMTAPDGSIRPGWEGLHRAVEAMDLRQQRRLRREVARLLEDDGVTYHVPGTGKRLAWQLDPLPLIISGEEWAGIEAGIVQRAELLNLVLADLYGPRTLLTRGLLPARLVHDHPGFLRALHGVHLHGPQQLFTYAADLARMPDGAMVVLGERTQAPSGAAYALQNRIVTSRVMGQLHRTSHVQRLAPYFRALRRGLQQVAPGDVTLPRTVLLSPGSRNETAFEHALLAARLGLSLVEGSDLQVRDGRVWLRSLGHPEPVDVIVRRIDEEWCDPLELRPDSLIGVPGLVNAVRNGTVAVVNTLGSGVLENPALQAFLPGLAQHLLGQSLRLPSVHTVWLGEEEGRREVMAAPREWLFKPTARTAGHDNTIVGAGLDDREVLALRARVAAAPHRWVAQEPASPARSPSIGTDGIVDRRTVLRTFAVADGSSYTVMPGGLTRVAPDDGIIIANHQGAWSKDTWVLGDAHQPVTGFWSDGGADDPVVPDATMPSRAAENLYWLGRYAERAEGVARLLREIEARRTEFHEATSGPGVACITALLQAVTQVTTTYPGFVGPGADRRLASPQAELTSLASDERRPGTLAHAIRNLLDSVDVVRDQLSGDTWLVVVDLQRRLARTDPANRMPTAEPGELRLDDMARVLHGLLSIQGLAAENMIRDAGWRFMDAGRRIERGLQILALLRATTTHVREEAADGLVAESVLRVAESIITYRRRYRSTARVSTLLDLLLVDPDNPRSLTYQFDRLAEDLTMLPGHPGAGRVSATERPVLEASTALRVADTDHLASDQSDQVRGELDDFLSHLYGLMSRAGEEVRRAHFTHLAPQRTMRADTSGGVRS, from the coding sequence GTGACCTCGGTGCTCGACGGAGCGGCCGAACCCGTCATCCCCACGGACGCCGCCAACGAGATGACGGCGCCCGACGGCAGCATCCGTCCGGGCTGGGAGGGGTTGCACCGCGCAGTCGAGGCGATGGACCTGCGACAGCAGCGACGGCTGCGTCGCGAGGTTGCCCGCCTGCTGGAGGACGACGGCGTCACCTACCACGTCCCCGGCACCGGCAAGCGGCTGGCGTGGCAGCTCGACCCCCTCCCCCTCATCATCAGCGGGGAGGAATGGGCAGGCATCGAAGCCGGGATCGTGCAGCGCGCCGAGCTGCTGAACCTGGTGCTGGCCGACCTGTACGGCCCCCGGACGCTGCTGACCAGGGGGTTGCTGCCCGCACGGCTGGTCCACGACCATCCGGGGTTCCTGCGCGCCCTGCACGGGGTGCACCTGCACGGCCCCCAGCAGCTGTTCACCTACGCCGCGGACCTCGCCCGCATGCCCGACGGGGCGATGGTGGTGCTCGGGGAACGCACGCAGGCCCCGTCCGGCGCGGCCTACGCGCTGCAGAACCGTATCGTCACCTCGCGGGTGATGGGCCAGCTGCACCGCACGAGCCACGTCCAGCGGCTGGCCCCGTACTTCCGCGCGTTGCGACGCGGGTTGCAGCAGGTCGCCCCCGGCGACGTGACGTTGCCGCGCACCGTCCTGCTGTCGCCCGGCTCGCGCAACGAGACGGCGTTCGAGCACGCCCTGCTGGCCGCCCGACTCGGGCTGTCGCTGGTCGAGGGCAGCGACCTGCAGGTCCGCGACGGCCGGGTGTGGCTGCGCAGCCTCGGCCATCCCGAACCCGTCGACGTGATCGTCCGTCGCATCGACGAGGAGTGGTGCGACCCGCTGGAGCTGCGACCCGACTCGCTGATCGGCGTCCCAGGGCTGGTCAACGCCGTCCGCAACGGCACCGTCGCCGTGGTCAACACCCTCGGCAGCGGGGTGCTGGAGAACCCCGCGCTGCAGGCCTTCCTGCCCGGGCTGGCCCAGCACCTGCTGGGCCAGTCGCTGCGGCTGCCGTCGGTCCACACGGTGTGGCTCGGGGAGGAGGAGGGACGGCGCGAGGTCATGGCGGCCCCCCGCGAGTGGTTGTTCAAGCCGACCGCCCGGACCGCTGGTCACGACAACACCATCGTCGGTGCGGGCCTGGACGACCGCGAGGTGCTGGCGCTGCGTGCCCGCGTGGCCGCCGCCCCCCATCGCTGGGTGGCCCAGGAACCTGCCTCGCCCGCGCGGTCGCCATCGATCGGCACCGACGGCATCGTCGACCGGCGCACCGTGCTGCGGACCTTCGCGGTGGCTGACGGATCCTCCTACACCGTCATGCCCGGCGGGCTGACGCGAGTGGCCCCCGACGACGGCATCATCATCGCCAACCACCAGGGCGCGTGGTCCAAGGACACCTGGGTGCTCGGCGACGCCCACCAGCCAGTCACCGGGTTCTGGAGCGACGGCGGTGCCGACGACCCCGTCGTCCCCGACGCCACGATGCCGTCCCGCGCGGCGGAGAACCTGTACTGGCTGGGACGCTACGCCGAGCGCGCCGAGGGGGTCGCCCGGCTGCTGCGCGAGATCGAGGCCCGTCGCACCGAGTTCCACGAGGCCACCAGCGGGCCCGGCGTCGCCTGCATCACTGCCCTCCTGCAGGCCGTCACCCAGGTCACCACGACGTACCCGGGCTTCGTCGGACCGGGCGCCGACCGGCGCCTGGCCAGCCCCCAGGCCGAGCTGACCAGCCTGGCCAGCGACGAACGTCGTCCGGGCACGCTCGCCCACGCCATCCGCAACCTGCTGGACAGCGTCGACGTGGTTCGCGACCAGCTGTCGGGCGACACGTGGCTGGTGGTCGTCGACCTGCAGCGTCGGCTGGCCAGGACCGATCCGGCCAACCGCATGCCGACCGCCGAACCCGGCGAGCTGCGCCTGGACGACATGGCCCGGGTCCTGCACGGCCTGCTGTCCATCCAGGGGCTGGCCGCGGAGAACATGATCCGCGACGCGGGCTGGCGCTTCATGGACGCCGGCCGGCGGATCGAACGCGGCCTGCAGATCCTCGCCCTGCTGCGCGCGACCACCACCCACGTGCGGGAGGAAGCCGCCGACGGGCTGGTCGCCGAGTCAGTCCTGCGCGTCGCCGAGTCGATCATCACCTACCGACGTCGGTACCGGTCGACCGCGCGGGTCTCGACGCTGCTCGACCTGCTGCTCGTGGACCCCGACAACCCACGGTCGTTGACCTACCAGTTCGACCGGCTCGCCGAGGACCTGACGATGCTGCCCGGCCACCCCGGCGCCGGCCGGGTGTCGGCCACCGAACGGCCGGTGCTCGAGGCCTCCACGGCCCTGCGCGTCGCCGACACCGACCACCTCGCCAGCGACCAGTCCGACCAGGTGCGCGGCGAGCTCGACGACTTCCTCAGCCACCTCTACGGCCTGATGTCACGGGCAGGTGAGGAGGTCCGCCGGGCCCACTTCACTCACCTCGCCCCGCAGCGGACCATGCGCGCCGACACCAGCGGAGGAGTGCGCTCGTGA
- a CDS encoding transglutaminase family protein, whose amino-acid sequence MTFAVVHTTTYTYESEVSASYGEAHLLPRSMPGQQVHTAELTVTPTPGTLDERVDWFGNRTHFFELSAGHTRLSVTASSTVDVTRQPIGDQLLASQPWESVRDRLAGGPGGGDPASVLAATEFLLASEQAPTTAAAAAYAVPSFRPGRPVLEAVEELSSRIHRDFEFQPGATTVGTPVDDVLRRRAGVCQDFAHLTIAALRSLGLAARYVSGYLETDPPPGKPKLQGADVSHAWASVFVPDIGWVDIDPTNDQFVGDRYITTAWGRDYGDVAPLKGVIFTDGDTQRLEVSVDVRRVRPAGTASPGPALTGPAPTGPASTSPPPQPMVQQQSQTGFDV is encoded by the coding sequence GTGACGTTCGCCGTCGTGCACACCACGACCTACACCTACGAGTCGGAGGTCTCCGCCAGCTACGGCGAGGCCCACCTGCTGCCGCGGTCGATGCCGGGCCAGCAGGTGCACACCGCCGAGCTGACCGTCACCCCGACGCCCGGCACGCTGGACGAGCGGGTGGACTGGTTCGGCAACCGGACCCACTTCTTCGAGCTGTCCGCCGGCCACACCCGCCTGTCGGTGACCGCGTCCAGCACCGTCGACGTCACCCGCCAGCCGATCGGCGACCAGCTGCTGGCGAGCCAGCCGTGGGAGTCCGTCCGTGACCGCCTGGCCGGTGGGCCCGGCGGCGGGGACCCTGCCTCGGTGCTGGCGGCCACCGAGTTCCTGCTCGCCTCCGAGCAGGCCCCCACCACCGCGGCGGCCGCCGCCTACGCCGTGCCGTCGTTCCGACCGGGCCGACCGGTCCTGGAGGCGGTGGAGGAGCTGTCCTCGCGGATCCATCGTGACTTCGAGTTCCAGCCCGGGGCGACGACCGTCGGCACCCCCGTCGACGACGTGCTCCGCCGCCGGGCCGGGGTGTGCCAGGACTTCGCCCACCTGACGATCGCGGCGCTGCGGTCGCTGGGGCTGGCTGCCCGGTACGTCTCGGGGTACCTCGAGACCGACCCGCCCCCCGGCAAGCCCAAGCTGCAGGGCGCCGACGTGTCCCATGCGTGGGCGTCGGTGTTCGTGCCCGACATCGGCTGGGTCGACATCGACCCGACCAACGACCAGTTCGTGGGCGACCGCTACATCACGACCGCATGGGGTCGTGACTATGGGGACGTCGCCCCGCTGAAGGGCGTGATCTTCACCGACGGCGACACGCAGCGCCTGGAGGTCAGCGTCGACGTCCGGCGCGTGCGACCGGCCGGCACGGCGTCGCCGGGGCCTGCGCTCACGGGTCCAGCACCCACGGGGCCGGCGTCCACGAGTCCGCCGCCGCAACCGATGGTGCAGCAGCAGTCCCAGACCGGCTTCGACGTCTGA
- a CDS encoding alpha-E domain-containing protein codes for MLLSRLAENIYWAGRYLERAEDTARLVKVHTELYMDLPQATSMGWSPLLAVTGSGDAYDEHVRQNGDDSGLSEELRVVTFLTTSPDNPSSVLSCLDAARANLRSVRALLPRSGWEQVNHLHLWGRDTQGKAVPRRSRTEWAEDLIRKCQTVSGLLSGTMSHDESYRFLQVGRHLERADMTTRVLDVQAQVLLQQISTGNTYADVTWMSVLKSVSAMQMFRRVARAGVSGSRALNFLLTDREFPRSVAHCLVELDLRLRELPNSAPVITAVGDALIRLDRADLDVHLRAMAPADLHDFMDRLQTDIGHIHATASDTWFAPPPVSLPETEPAVATTEPAPAEPVVPESEGNGQQVQRQSQSSTRSVSTSA; via the coding sequence ATGCTGCTGTCACGACTCGCCGAGAACATCTACTGGGCCGGCCGCTACCTGGAACGGGCCGAGGACACCGCTCGCCTGGTCAAGGTCCACACCGAGCTGTACATGGACCTGCCGCAGGCGACCTCCATGGGCTGGAGCCCGCTGCTGGCCGTCACCGGGTCCGGTGACGCCTACGACGAACACGTCCGCCAGAACGGGGACGACTCCGGCCTCAGCGAGGAGCTGCGCGTGGTCACGTTCCTGACCACCTCGCCGGACAACCCCAGCTCGGTGCTGTCCTGCCTCGACGCGGCCCGCGCGAACCTTCGCTCGGTCCGGGCCCTGCTGCCCCGCTCCGGCTGGGAGCAGGTCAACCACCTGCACCTGTGGGGACGCGACACGCAGGGCAAGGCGGTTCCGCGACGCAGCCGCACGGAGTGGGCGGAGGACCTGATCCGCAAGTGCCAGACGGTGTCCGGGCTGCTCAGCGGGACGATGAGCCACGACGAGAGCTACCGGTTCCTGCAGGTCGGTCGGCACCTGGAGCGGGCCGACATGACGACCCGTGTCCTGGACGTGCAGGCCCAGGTGCTGCTCCAGCAGATCTCCACGGGCAACACCTACGCCGACGTCACCTGGATGTCGGTGCTGAAGTCGGTCTCGGCGATGCAGATGTTCCGCCGCGTCGCACGGGCGGGCGTCTCGGGCAGCCGCGCGCTGAACTTCCTCCTCACCGACCGGGAGTTCCCCCGCTCGGTGGCCCACTGCCTCGTCGAGCTCGACCTGCGGCTGCGCGAGCTGCCGAACTCCGCGCCCGTGATCACCGCCGTCGGTGACGCCCTGATCCGGCTCGACCGAGCGGACCTGGACGTGCACCTGCGGGCCATGGCGCCGGCCGACCTGCACGACTTCATGGACCGCCTGCAGACCGACATCGGCCACATCCATGCCACGGCGTCCGACACCTGGTTCGCTCCCCCACCGGTGTCACTGCCGGAGACCGAACCAGCGGTCGCGACCACGGAGCCGGCACCAGCCGAGCCGGTCGTGCCCGAGTCCGAGGGCAACGGTCAGCAGGTCCAGCGTCAGTCGCAGTCCTCGACGCGCTCCGTGTCGACCTCGGCCTGA